A genomic window from Diorhabda sublineata isolate icDioSubl1.1 chromosome 8, icDioSubl1.1, whole genome shotgun sequence includes:
- the LOC130448135 gene encoding zinc finger protein 665-like isoform X1: MMFDPNTITTQQSQIQYQQPQQNDKDKEQGQKDTFAPFCYANVNMIHKIAPNTTQTHNSTVNMSQLTDDKCYITQPFSYNYTLVNQNLLTQNITFKCDVCGLMFAHLSLLNHHKKVHHGQSDQNQGQQQQITVQVQQPPQQPTQIQIVSADRIRFSCEECGLTFNTQHDLKTHKIQSHQSQNQQQHFQVQTQPQQNTLKIKNCESCGAPLPQDNNKKRAVMKVKCENCLSAEAIQPQIFVVAAAPDATVKYEETTGTQTQTQALGTQNTIPIGIKNNHPVKRRGVASVTKCTKCNGSGIIFIGGSKNQQNNVDKPFHCNICNGSFSRYSSLWSHKRLHTGEKNFKCNICGLAFAKAAYLKNHSRIHTGEKPYRCNVCGMQFSQSPHLKNHERIHSGERPYICEVCDKSFARHSTLWNHRRIHTGEKPYRCDICGSCFNQATHLKNHAKVHSGEKPFKCDICSVGFSDRFALKRHRNIHEKYGRTKPQISSSNSNDAQNNTSSDSLTSAANLANVVQEADHEEIVETKYEQKFENVEGSDMEEDMTDISELQVQLQ, translated from the exons ATGATGTTCGATCCCAATACCATAACAACCCAACAATCCCAAATACAGTATCAGCAACCGCAGCAGAATGACAAGGATAAAGAGCAAGGACAGAAGGACACGTTTGCACCCTTTTGTTACGCTAATGTCAACATGATCCATAAAATTGCTCCCAATACTACCCAAACCCATAATTCTACAGTTAACATGTCTCAATTAACAGATGACAAGTGTTATATAACTCAACCATTTAGTTATAATTATACGCTcgttaatcaaaatttattaactcAGAATATTACATTTAAATGTGATGTGTGCGGTTTGATGTTTGCTCATCTTTCGTTGCTTAATCATCACAAGAAAGTTCATCATGGACAAAGTGACCAAAATCAAGGGCAGCAGCAGCAGATTACAGTCCAg GTTCAGCAACCACCACAGCAGCCAACTCAGATTCAAATAGTATCAGCAGATCGTATAAGGTTTTCCTGCGAAGAATGTGGTCTAACTTTCAACACACAACATGACCTAAAAACACATAAAATTCAATCGCATCAATCACAAAATCAGCAGCAG CATTTTCAGGTCCAAACTCAGCCTCAACAGAATactctaaaaattaaaaattgcgAATCGTGTGGGGCGCCTCTTCCTCAagataacaataaaaagaggGCTGTTATGAAGGTTAAATGTGAAAATTGTCTTAGCGCCGAGGCAATACAGCCACAAATATTCGTCGTAGCTGCAGCGCCTGATGCGACTGTAAAGTATGAAGAAACTACAGGGACACAAACACAGACACAAGCTCTTG gTACGCAAAATACAATACCaataggaataaaaaataaccaCCCGGTTAAAAGAAGGGGAGTAGCGAGCGTTACCAAATGTACTAAATGTAACGGTAGTGGGATCATCTTCATTGGGGGctcaaaaaatcaacaaaacaatgTAGACAAGCCTTTCCATTGTAATATTTGTAATG gTTCATTTAGCAGATATTCTTCTCTATGGTCTCACAAACGTTTACACACGGGCGAAAAGAATTTCAAATGTAATATTTGTGGTTTAGCTTTTGCGAAAGCAGCATATCTTAAAAATCATTCAAGGATACATACAGGAGAAAAACCTTACAG atGTAATGTATGCGGGATGCAATTTTCTCAATCTCCTCATCTTAAAAATCACGAGAGGATACACTCGGGAGAGAGACCGTATATCTGCGAAGTATGTGACAAATCCTTTGCTAGACATTCTACACTTTGGAACCATAGGCGGATACACACTGGAGAAAAACCTTATAg atgtgATATTTGTGGTTCTTGCTTCAACCAAGCGACACACTTGAAGAACCATGCCAAAGTCCATTCGGGAGAAAAACCTTTCAAATGCGATATTTGCTCTGTTGGATTTTCAGATAG ATTCGCTCTAAAACGACACCGAAATATCCACGAAAAATATGGCAGAACGAAACCTCAAATTTCGTCATCGAACAGTAACGACGCTCAAAATAATACTTCCTCCGATTCGTTAACTTCCGCGGCGAACTTAGCGAATGTAGTACAAGAAGCCGACCATGAAGAAATCGTTGAAACCAAATATGAACAAAAGTTCGAAAATGTCGAAGGTAGCGACATGGAAGAAGATATGACAGATATATCGGAATTGCAAGTTCAATTGCAATAA
- the LOC130448135 gene encoding zinc finger protein 492-like isoform X2 — translation MMFDPNTITTQQSQIQYQQPQQNDKDKEQGQKDTFAPFCYANVNMIHKIAPNTTQTHNSTVNMSQLTDDKCYITQPFSYNYTLVNQNLLTQNITFKCDVCGLMFAHLSLLNHHKKVHHGQSDQNQGQQQQITVQVQQPPQQPTQIQIVSADRIRFSCEECGLTFNTQHDLKTHKIQSHQSQNQQQVQTQPQQNTLKIKNCESCGAPLPQDNNKKRAVMKVKCENCLSAEAIQPQIFVVAAAPDATVKYEETTGTQTQTQALGTQNTIPIGIKNNHPVKRRGVASVTKCTKCNGSGIIFIGGSKNQQNNVDKPFHCNICNGSFSRYSSLWSHKRLHTGEKNFKCNICGLAFAKAAYLKNHSRIHTGEKPYRCNVCGMQFSQSPHLKNHERIHSGERPYICEVCDKSFARHSTLWNHRRIHTGEKPYRCDICGSCFNQATHLKNHAKVHSGEKPFKCDICSVGFSDRFALKRHRNIHEKYGRTKPQISSSNSNDAQNNTSSDSLTSAANLANVVQEADHEEIVETKYEQKFENVEGSDMEEDMTDISELQVQLQ, via the exons ATGATGTTCGATCCCAATACCATAACAACCCAACAATCCCAAATACAGTATCAGCAACCGCAGCAGAATGACAAGGATAAAGAGCAAGGACAGAAGGACACGTTTGCACCCTTTTGTTACGCTAATGTCAACATGATCCATAAAATTGCTCCCAATACTACCCAAACCCATAATTCTACAGTTAACATGTCTCAATTAACAGATGACAAGTGTTATATAACTCAACCATTTAGTTATAATTATACGCTcgttaatcaaaatttattaactcAGAATATTACATTTAAATGTGATGTGTGCGGTTTGATGTTTGCTCATCTTTCGTTGCTTAATCATCACAAGAAAGTTCATCATGGACAAAGTGACCAAAATCAAGGGCAGCAGCAGCAGATTACAGTCCAg GTTCAGCAACCACCACAGCAGCCAACTCAGATTCAAATAGTATCAGCAGATCGTATAAGGTTTTCCTGCGAAGAATGTGGTCTAACTTTCAACACACAACATGACCTAAAAACACATAAAATTCAATCGCATCAATCACAAAATCAGCAGCAG GTCCAAACTCAGCCTCAACAGAATactctaaaaattaaaaattgcgAATCGTGTGGGGCGCCTCTTCCTCAagataacaataaaaagaggGCTGTTATGAAGGTTAAATGTGAAAATTGTCTTAGCGCCGAGGCAATACAGCCACAAATATTCGTCGTAGCTGCAGCGCCTGATGCGACTGTAAAGTATGAAGAAACTACAGGGACACAAACACAGACACAAGCTCTTG gTACGCAAAATACAATACCaataggaataaaaaataaccaCCCGGTTAAAAGAAGGGGAGTAGCGAGCGTTACCAAATGTACTAAATGTAACGGTAGTGGGATCATCTTCATTGGGGGctcaaaaaatcaacaaaacaatgTAGACAAGCCTTTCCATTGTAATATTTGTAATG gTTCATTTAGCAGATATTCTTCTCTATGGTCTCACAAACGTTTACACACGGGCGAAAAGAATTTCAAATGTAATATTTGTGGTTTAGCTTTTGCGAAAGCAGCATATCTTAAAAATCATTCAAGGATACATACAGGAGAAAAACCTTACAG atGTAATGTATGCGGGATGCAATTTTCTCAATCTCCTCATCTTAAAAATCACGAGAGGATACACTCGGGAGAGAGACCGTATATCTGCGAAGTATGTGACAAATCCTTTGCTAGACATTCTACACTTTGGAACCATAGGCGGATACACACTGGAGAAAAACCTTATAg atgtgATATTTGTGGTTCTTGCTTCAACCAAGCGACACACTTGAAGAACCATGCCAAAGTCCATTCGGGAGAAAAACCTTTCAAATGCGATATTTGCTCTGTTGGATTTTCAGATAG ATTCGCTCTAAAACGACACCGAAATATCCACGAAAAATATGGCAGAACGAAACCTCAAATTTCGTCATCGAACAGTAACGACGCTCAAAATAATACTTCCTCCGATTCGTTAACTTCCGCGGCGAACTTAGCGAATGTAGTACAAGAAGCCGACCATGAAGAAATCGTTGAAACCAAATATGAACAAAAGTTCGAAAATGTCGAAGGTAGCGACATGGAAGAAGATATGACAGATATATCGGAATTGCAAGTTCAATTGCAATAA